A single Paraburkholderia sp. FT54 DNA region contains:
- a CDS encoding type VI secretion system tip protein VgrG: protein MNALTKSFTDTLRHPGARLSQRLRIWVGPLDLGLDVLDFKVKAGFCKDYTVDITVTSPQLDIDGKLCVGRRAGLQIDERVAVPSVSCDEPADREAATFNGVITRWKRIRTSRDEAAYRLRIEPRFAALLKRVHRSETFRDKTFQEIVTELVVDRKNFDAFDIEFHIEAAQEKLEQVVMYEESVWAFIVRHAKRKGIFWFYKQGRGKEGALDTLVFTDNPRAYIRSLELPLMPDSGLTDNWHEAALKVNERRTLVAATIELWERNYRTPEEPLRATASVSDDADDRSVSGQISRSAEFHLTQQQGDALAQVRRDEQIARQATLSGTTNAKGVAPGVVMKLTNTKLASAEYGLVITSMKMKGSRTNPAYTRFKAMPAHLAYRPEFVFERDWRFLNGPVVGVVTTFDTAPYACLDERGRYPVLPKFLQGSASAEKQVLYLRLLRPSSSYQGGFHSPLLPTTEVMLEAAHGDVDRLHISGALHDYSHGDVVHGAQAMFSYAIWRSPLRGAEIVFNDLVGKESARIATVYSQTAINQGYLLNSKKLERGEGYEITSQAWGTMRAAKGLFLSADAAAGADTPHLEMPAAVAQLRAALQRVTDLAAATTQAKADPADRATQAALLDGLNQLRDAGLLASAPGGMAFVTPKSAQHSAGENVIVTAGQDMDVSITKRLRMVAGELISLCAHKLGLSFVAAKGKVLMAALTEGMDLFSQKQLRVASESADVQVSAKSKITLNCGGASVVLEGGDITFHCPGAYTIKAASFTFVGPDSMPTTLPVLPQSDLKFDDLYCHTH, encoded by the coding sequence ATGAATGCTTTGACAAAGAGCTTTACGGATACGTTGCGCCACCCGGGCGCGCGCCTGAGCCAGCGTCTGCGGATCTGGGTCGGCCCGCTCGATCTCGGGCTCGATGTGCTCGACTTCAAGGTGAAGGCGGGGTTCTGCAAGGACTATACGGTCGATATCACGGTCACGTCGCCGCAACTCGATATCGACGGCAAGCTCTGCGTCGGACGGCGGGCCGGTCTACAGATCGACGAGCGCGTCGCGGTGCCCTCCGTCAGCTGCGATGAGCCCGCCGACCGTGAGGCGGCCACCTTCAATGGCGTGATCACGCGCTGGAAGCGTATCCGCACGAGCCGCGACGAGGCCGCGTACCGGCTGCGCATCGAGCCGCGCTTCGCGGCCCTGCTCAAACGCGTGCACCGGTCGGAGACGTTCAGGGACAAGACGTTTCAGGAAATCGTCACCGAACTGGTTGTCGACCGGAAAAACTTCGACGCCTTCGATATCGAATTTCATATCGAAGCGGCGCAGGAGAAGCTCGAACAGGTCGTCATGTACGAGGAATCCGTGTGGGCGTTCATTGTCCGGCATGCGAAGCGCAAAGGTATCTTCTGGTTTTACAAACAGGGACGCGGCAAGGAAGGCGCGCTTGATACCCTCGTTTTTACGGACAATCCGCGCGCCTATATCCGCTCGCTTGAGCTTCCGCTCATGCCGGATTCGGGTCTGACGGATAACTGGCACGAGGCGGCGCTCAAGGTCAACGAGCGACGTACGCTGGTCGCGGCCACGATCGAGCTATGGGAGCGCAACTACCGGACGCCCGAGGAACCGTTACGGGCGACGGCAAGCGTCTCCGATGACGCCGACGACCGCTCGGTATCCGGGCAGATCAGTCGCAGCGCGGAATTCCATCTGACGCAACAGCAGGGCGACGCACTCGCGCAGGTACGGCGCGACGAGCAGATTGCGCGGCAGGCGACGCTTTCGGGTACGACCAATGCGAAGGGCGTGGCGCCGGGCGTTGTCATGAAGCTGACCAACACGAAGCTCGCGAGCGCCGAATACGGCCTCGTCATTACGTCGATGAAGATGAAGGGCAGCCGTACGAACCCGGCCTATACGCGGTTCAAGGCGATGCCCGCGCACCTCGCCTACCGTCCGGAGTTCGTTTTTGAGCGGGACTGGAGATTTCTGAACGGCCCCGTTGTGGGCGTTGTTACGACGTTTGATACGGCGCCTTACGCGTGTCTCGACGAGCGCGGTCGCTATCCCGTCCTCCCGAAATTCCTGCAAGGTTCGGCCAGTGCCGAAAAACAGGTCCTCTATCTGCGCCTGCTGCGTCCGTCGTCGTCGTATCAGGGCGGCTTTCACTCGCCGCTGCTCCCGACGACTGAGGTGATGCTCGAAGCGGCCCATGGGGACGTCGACCGCCTCCACATATCCGGCGCCCTGCACGACTATTCCCACGGCGACGTCGTTCATGGGGCGCAGGCGATGTTTAGCTATGCGATTTGGCGCTCGCCGCTGCGCGGTGCGGAAATCGTGTTCAACGATCTGGTGGGCAAGGAAAGCGCACGCATCGCGACGGTCTACAGCCAGACGGCGATCAACCAGGGGTACCTGCTCAACAGTAAAAAGCTCGAACGGGGGGAGGGGTACGAAATCACCTCCCAGGCGTGGGGCACGATGCGCGCGGCGAAGGGGCTGTTCCTCTCGGCAGATGCGGCAGCCGGGGCGGATACGCCGCACCTTGAAATGCCTGCTGCCGTCGCGCAGCTCAGGGCGGCGCTGCAGCGCGTAACGGACCTCGCGGCGGCGACCACGCAGGCGAAGGCTGATCCTGCCGACCGCGCCACACAGGCGGCGCTCCTCGATGGGCTGAACCAGCTTCGCGATGCGGGGCTACTCGCGAGTGCCCCCGGCGGCATGGCGTTCGTGACGCCGAAATCGGCTCAGCATTCGGCGGGCGAGAATGTGATCGTCACTGCAGGCCAGGACATGGACGTGAGCATCACGAAGCGGCTGCGCATGGTGGCGGGCGAGCTGATCTCGTTGTGCGCGCACAAGCTCGGGCTGAGTTTTGTCGCGGCGAAGGGGAAGGTGCTAATGGCGGCGCTCACCGAAGGGATGGACCTTTTCTCGCAAAAGCAGTTGCGGGTCGCGAGCGAGAGCGCGGACGTGCAGGTGTCGGCGAAGTCGAAGATCACGTTGAATTGTGGGGGCGCTTCCGTCGTCCTGGAGGGCGGCGACATCACGTTCCATTGTCCCGGCGCATACACCATCAAGGCGGCATCGTTTACCTTCGTCGGACCGGACAGCATGCCGACGACGCTGCCCGTCCTGCCCCAAAGCGATCTTAAGTTCGACGACCTGTATTGCCATACGCACTAG
- a CDS encoding thiamine pyrophosphate-binding protein produces the protein MLQPNVPVSGSAAAQTTGARLVVDALLTHGVERVFCVPGESFLAVLDSLHDETERIQTIVCRHEAAAANMAEAVGKLTDRPGVALVTRGPGATHASIGVHTAFQDSTPMILLIGQCAREHLDREAFQEIDYRRMFGQMAKWVAQIDDPKRIPEYFSHAFHTATSGRPGPVVLSLPEDVLSDACDAVAGAPAYQRVAASPSPAQIEKLRALLEGAQRPMVIAGGSGWTPAACADFQRFAENWQLPVGLAFRFQDTLDNEHPNYAGDVGLGINPALAQRIRDADVLLAIGPRLGEATTNGYTLLDIPKTKQTLVHVHQGAEELGRVYAADLPIVSGMPELAALLAEMKPSSHKLAWSGAADEAHRAYLDWRKPRQIPGDVQMGEVIQQLRAHLPDDAILTNGAGNYATWLHRHFSYRHYRSQLAPTSGAMGYGVPAAIAAKSMYPQRAVVALAGDGCFMMAAQELATAMQYDLHVLFIVVNNGHFGTIRMHQERHYPNRVHGTGLTNPDFAAFARSFGAHGETVERTEDFLPALKRSMEAKCASVIEIRMPQEASTPGATLEQIREQGRKMRGESA, from the coding sequence ATGTTGCAGCCGAATGTTCCTGTTTCCGGTTCCGCCGCCGCTCAAACCACTGGCGCGCGTCTCGTCGTCGATGCTTTGCTCACGCACGGTGTCGAGCGTGTTTTCTGTGTGCCTGGCGAGAGTTTTCTCGCCGTGCTGGATTCGCTGCACGACGAGACCGAACGCATCCAGACCATTGTTTGCCGTCACGAAGCGGCCGCGGCGAATATGGCGGAGGCCGTCGGCAAGTTGACCGACCGGCCGGGCGTCGCGCTCGTCACACGCGGACCGGGCGCCACGCATGCGTCGATCGGCGTGCACACCGCGTTTCAGGATTCCACGCCGATGATTCTCCTGATCGGCCAATGCGCGCGTGAGCATCTCGACCGCGAGGCGTTCCAGGAAATCGACTATCGGCGTATGTTCGGTCAGATGGCGAAGTGGGTCGCGCAAATCGACGATCCGAAGCGCATTCCCGAATATTTTAGCCATGCGTTTCACACGGCGACTTCGGGACGGCCCGGACCCGTCGTGTTGTCCTTGCCGGAAGACGTGTTGAGCGATGCATGCGACGCCGTAGCCGGCGCGCCGGCGTATCAGCGCGTCGCGGCGTCACCGTCGCCGGCGCAGATCGAGAAGTTGCGCGCATTGCTCGAAGGCGCGCAGCGGCCGATGGTGATCGCGGGCGGCAGCGGCTGGACGCCTGCGGCATGTGCGGACTTTCAACGCTTCGCCGAAAACTGGCAACTGCCGGTCGGCCTCGCGTTCCGCTTTCAGGACACGCTCGACAACGAGCATCCGAACTATGCCGGCGACGTCGGCCTCGGCATCAATCCGGCGCTGGCGCAACGTATCCGCGATGCCGACGTGCTGCTCGCAATCGGACCACGTTTGGGCGAAGCGACGACCAACGGCTACACGCTGCTCGACATTCCGAAGACCAAGCAGACGCTCGTGCATGTGCATCAAGGCGCGGAGGAATTGGGCCGCGTGTATGCGGCGGATCTGCCGATCGTCTCCGGCATGCCGGAGTTGGCTGCGCTGCTTGCGGAGATGAAGCCTTCGTCGCATAAGCTCGCCTGGTCGGGCGCGGCGGACGAGGCGCATCGCGCGTATCTCGACTGGCGCAAACCGCGTCAGATTCCCGGCGACGTGCAGATGGGCGAAGTCATCCAGCAGTTGCGCGCGCATCTGCCGGACGACGCGATTCTCACCAACGGCGCGGGCAATTACGCGACCTGGCTGCATCGGCATTTCTCGTATCGCCATTACCGTTCGCAACTCGCGCCGACGAGTGGCGCGATGGGCTACGGCGTGCCGGCGGCGATCGCGGCGAAGTCGATGTATCCGCAACGCGCTGTCGTCGCGCTGGCCGGCGACGGCTGCTTCATGATGGCCGCGCAAGAACTCGCGACGGCGATGCAGTACGACCTGCATGTGCTGTTCATCGTCGTGAATAACGGTCACTTCGGGACGATTCGCATGCATCAGGAGCGGCATTATCCGAACCGTGTGCACGGCACTGGTCTCACGAATCCGGATTTCGCGGCGTTCGCGCGTTCGTTCGGCGCGCATGGTGAGACGGTGGAGCGGACGGAGGATTTTCTGCCCGCGCTGAAGCGCTCGATGGAGGCGAAGTGCGCGTCGGTGATCGAGATTCGCATGCCGCAAGAGGCGAGTACGCCGGGCGCGACGCTGGAGCAGATTCGGGAGCAGGGGAGGAAGATGCGCGGGGAGTCGGCATAA
- a CDS encoding L-serine ammonia-lyase has protein sequence MAVSVFDLFKIGIGPSSSHTVGPMRAALMFAQGLERDGLLAATASVKVELYGSLGATGKGHGTDRGVMLGLMGDAPDTVDPDTIAQRLEAVRVSRKLALLGTHEVPFVQKDQIAFYRQALPEHPNGLKLRALDAQGETLRESTYLSVGGGFVVTAGAPNTKVLSAVDQLPHSFRSGNELLALCESTGKSIAQLMWENERVWHTEEETRAGLLKIWDVMQSCVSRGCGINNPDADGNLPGPFQVKRRAPQLYRTLLGNPELALRDPLSMIDWINLYAIAVNEENAAGGRVVTAPTNGAAGIIPAVLHYYTRFMPGSNQQGVIDFLMTAAAIGILYKLNASISGAEVGCQGEVGVACSMAAGALAAVMGGTPRQVENAAEIGMEHNLGLTCDPVGGMVQIPCIERNAMASVKAVNAARMALRGDGSHYVSLDSVIKTMRETGADMKTKYKETSRGGLAVNIVEC, from the coding sequence ATGGCAGTCAGCGTGTTCGACCTCTTCAAAATCGGCATTGGTCCGTCCAGTTCGCATACGGTCGGGCCGATGCGCGCGGCGCTGATGTTCGCTCAAGGGCTCGAACGCGATGGGCTGCTTGCTGCGACCGCATCGGTGAAAGTGGAGCTGTATGGCTCACTCGGTGCGACGGGCAAGGGGCACGGCACCGATCGCGGCGTCATGCTCGGCCTGATGGGCGATGCGCCCGATACCGTGGACCCGGATACGATCGCGCAGCGGCTCGAAGCCGTGCGTGTGTCCCGCAAGCTGGCGCTACTCGGCACGCACGAGGTGCCGTTCGTGCAGAAGGATCAGATTGCGTTTTATCGTCAGGCGCTGCCCGAGCATCCGAACGGCCTCAAGCTGCGTGCACTCGACGCGCAGGGCGAGACGTTGCGCGAATCGACCTATCTTTCGGTGGGCGGCGGTTTCGTGGTGACGGCCGGCGCGCCGAACACCAAGGTGCTGAGCGCCGTCGATCAACTGCCGCACTCGTTTCGCAGCGGCAACGAGTTGCTTGCGCTGTGCGAATCGACCGGCAAGAGCATCGCTCAATTGATGTGGGAAAACGAGCGCGTCTGGCATACGGAAGAGGAAACGCGCGCGGGCTTGCTGAAGATCTGGGACGTGATGCAATCGTGCGTGTCGCGGGGCTGCGGCATCAACAATCCGGATGCCGACGGCAACTTGCCCGGCCCGTTCCAGGTGAAACGCCGCGCGCCTCAGCTGTATCGCACGCTGTTGGGCAATCCTGAACTGGCGCTGCGCGATCCGCTCTCGATGATCGACTGGATCAATCTCTATGCGATCGCCGTCAACGAAGAAAACGCCGCCGGCGGACGCGTGGTGACGGCGCCGACCAATGGCGCGGCCGGCATCATCCCGGCCGTGCTGCATTACTACACGCGCTTCATGCCGGGCTCGAATCAGCAAGGTGTGATCGACTTCCTGATGACCGCCGCGGCGATCGGTATTCTGTACAAGCTGAACGCGTCGATTTCCGGCGCCGAAGTGGGTTGCCAGGGCGAAGTAGGCGTCGCCTGTTCGATGGCGGCGGGCGCGCTCGCCGCAGTCATGGGCGGCACGCCGCGGCAGGTCGAAAACGCCGCGGAAATCGGCATGGAACACAACCTCGGCCTGACGTGCGATCCGGTCGGCGGCATGGTGCAGATTCCGTGTATCGAGCGCAATGCGATGGCATCGGTGAAGGCGGTCAATGCGGCGCGCATGGCCTTGCGCGGTGACGGCAGCCACTACGTGTCGCTCGATTCGGTGATCAAGACCATGCGCGAAACCGGCGCGGACATGAAGACCAAGTACAAGGAAACGTCGCGTGGCGGGTTAGCGGTGAATATCGTCGAGTGTTGA
- a CDS encoding alginate lyase family protein, translated as MARKVRLMQSRTEARRARTWRQACTLLLAGAAVLLPLRQAQAAMNFCAAPALQTSERTNADPGVKALVSNVQAHLNDQPHALAKLHTEGTLPHEGIYDQSVEAEKDLDLLRDAALAWRATSDDRYLKLVDRLLYAWVTTYQPSFNPIDETHFEGLILAYDMTASALPVKTRNASMAFLTKLANGYIGQIDAQPRPLKGTFRNNWQSHRIKLIAMAAFTLDNRKMINAAQRLFVEHIGDNIEPDGSTIDFSERDALHYVTYDLQPLVTAALSARRHNRNWLPEKGADGASLEAALNWLAPYAAGSKTHEEFVHSSVPFDAKRREAGLPGYSGQWDPKNATELFHLAARLDGRYTPIALQLAPTPPAWLAVCLPLPAR; from the coding sequence ATGGCGCGAAAGGTGCGATTGATGCAAAGCCGGACCGAAGCAAGGCGAGCGCGGACGTGGCGGCAAGCCTGCACACTGCTGTTGGCTGGCGCAGCCGTGCTGCTGCCGCTGCGGCAAGCGCAGGCTGCAATGAATTTTTGTGCGGCGCCCGCACTGCAAACCAGCGAACGCACTAACGCCGATCCCGGCGTGAAAGCGCTGGTGAGCAATGTCCAGGCCCATCTGAACGACCAGCCGCATGCGCTGGCGAAACTGCATACCGAAGGCACGCTGCCGCACGAAGGCATTTACGACCAGAGCGTCGAAGCGGAGAAAGATCTTGATCTGCTGCGCGACGCCGCGCTCGCCTGGCGCGCCACCAGCGACGACCGTTATCTGAAACTGGTCGATCGGCTGCTTTATGCCTGGGTCACGACCTATCAACCGAGCTTCAATCCCATCGACGAAACCCACTTCGAGGGACTGATTCTCGCGTACGACATGACGGCAAGCGCGTTGCCGGTGAAAACGCGCAATGCGTCGATGGCGTTCCTGACGAAACTCGCGAACGGCTACATCGGGCAAATCGACGCGCAGCCACGGCCGCTCAAAGGCACGTTCAGGAACAACTGGCAGAGCCATCGGATCAAACTGATTGCCATGGCTGCGTTCACGCTGGACAACCGCAAGATGATCAATGCGGCCCAGCGTCTGTTCGTCGAGCATATCGGCGACAACATCGAGCCGGATGGTTCGACGATCGATTTCAGCGAACGCGACGCCTTGCATTACGTCACCTACGATCTGCAACCGCTCGTGACCGCCGCGCTCTCCGCGCGCCGCCATAACCGTAACTGGCTGCCTGAGAAGGGCGCGGACGGCGCCTCGCTGGAAGCCGCGCTCAACTGGCTGGCGCCGTACGCGGCCGGCAGCAAGACGCATGAAGAATTCGTGCATTCGAGCGTTCCGTTCGATGCAAAACGTCGCGAGGCCGGCTTGCCCGGCTATTCGGGTCAATGGGACCCGAAGAACGCGACGGAACTGTTTCACCTGGCGGCGCGCCTCGACGGGCGCTATACGCCGATCGCGCTACAGCTCGCACCGACGCCGCCCGCGTGGCTCGCCGTGTGTTTGCCGCTGCCAGCGCGGTAA
- the gcvP gene encoding aminomethyl-transferring glycine dehydrogenase: MKLEHPDRLMNRTPLSLAALEVHDAFAERHIGPDTADQQAMLEALGFASRAALIDAVIPKTIRRAETLPLGPFTQPKSEAEALAALRELADKNQVFRSYIGQGYYNAHTPTVILRNVLENPAWYTAYTPYQPEISQGRLEALLNFQQMIVDLTGLAISNASLLDEATAAAEAMTLLQRIGKPKSNVFYVADDVLPQTIEVVKTRATPVGIEVKVGPAAEAANANAFGVLLQYPGVNGDVRDYRALTDAIHAAGGHVVVAADLLALTVLTPPGEWGADVAVGNTQRFGVPVGFGGPHAAYLAVRDEFKRQMPGRLVGVTVDAQGNPALRLALQTREQHIRREKATSNVCTAQALLAIMASMYAVYHGPHGLKTIALRVNRIAALLAEGAKQLGYKLVNETFFDTLTFDTGARTQALLDAATAKRINLRRVSATQVGLSIDETTTRHDLADLLAVFAQAAFTSDVPQVDALDAKLAASNTASVPAALERTSTYLTHHVFNRHHSETEMLRYLRSLSDKDLALDRSMIPLGSCTMKLNATSEMLPVTWPEFGQIHPFAPAEQTVGYREMIDQLEEMLVAATGYAAVSLQPNAGSQGEYAGLLIIHAYHASRGEAHRNVCLIPASAHGTNPASAQMAGMQVVVVACDAQGNVDIEDLKKKADQHADKLAAIMITYPSTHGVFEQNVREICEIVHAHGGQVYVDGANMNAMVGLTAPGQFGGDVSHLNLHKTFCIPHGGGGPGVGPVAVGAHLAQFLPNQISSGYERAPNGIGAVSGAPYGSASILPISWMYIAMMGAKNLTAATETAILNANYVARKLAPHYPVLYSGPGGLVAHECILDLRPIKETSGITVDDVAKRLADYGFHAPTMSFPVPGTLMVEPTESESKEELDRFIQAMIAIREEIRAVEDGRSDREDNPLKHAPHTAAVVIANDWKHAYARETAAYPLPTLIAKKYWPPVGRADNVYGDRNLFCSCVPIADYE, translated from the coding sequence ATGAAGCTCGAACACCCGGATCGTCTGATGAACCGCACTCCTCTCTCGCTCGCCGCGCTCGAAGTGCATGACGCCTTCGCTGAACGGCACATCGGCCCGGACACGGCCGACCAGCAAGCGATGCTCGAAGCTCTCGGCTTCGCGTCGCGCGCGGCGCTGATCGACGCCGTCATTCCGAAGACGATCCGCCGCGCCGAAACGCTGCCGCTCGGCCCCTTCACGCAACCGAAGAGCGAAGCGGAAGCGCTCGCCGCGCTGCGCGAACTCGCGGACAAGAACCAGGTGTTCCGCTCCTACATCGGGCAGGGCTATTACAACGCGCACACGCCGACGGTGATCCTGCGTAACGTGCTGGAAAATCCGGCGTGGTACACCGCGTACACGCCGTATCAGCCGGAAATCTCGCAAGGCCGTCTGGAAGCGCTGCTGAACTTCCAGCAGATGATCGTCGACCTGACGGGTCTGGCGATCTCGAATGCGTCGCTGCTCGACGAAGCCACGGCCGCGGCTGAGGCGATGACGCTGCTGCAACGCATCGGCAAGCCGAAGTCGAACGTGTTCTACGTGGCCGACGACGTGCTGCCGCAAACCATCGAAGTGGTAAAGACGCGCGCCACGCCGGTCGGCATCGAAGTGAAAGTGGGCCCGGCCGCGGAAGCGGCGAACGCGAATGCGTTCGGCGTGCTGCTGCAATATCCGGGCGTGAACGGCGACGTGCGCGACTATCGCGCGCTCACCGATGCGATCCATGCTGCGGGCGGCCACGTGGTGGTTGCCGCCGACCTGCTCGCGCTGACCGTGCTCACGCCGCCGGGCGAATGGGGCGCGGACGTGGCCGTCGGCAATACGCAGCGTTTCGGCGTGCCGGTTGGCTTCGGCGGCCCGCATGCTGCTTACCTCGCCGTGCGCGACGAATTCAAGCGCCAGATGCCGGGCCGCCTCGTCGGCGTGACCGTCGACGCGCAAGGCAACCCCGCGCTGCGTCTCGCGCTGCAAACGCGCGAACAGCATATCCGCCGCGAGAAGGCCACCTCGAACGTGTGTACCGCGCAAGCGCTGCTCGCGATCATGGCCAGCATGTACGCCGTCTATCACGGCCCGCACGGTCTGAAGACGATCGCGCTGCGCGTGAACCGCATCGCCGCGTTGCTGGCCGAAGGCGCGAAGCAACTTGGCTATAAGCTCGTCAACGAAACTTTCTTCGACACACTTACTTTCGACACCGGCGCGCGCACGCAAGCGCTGCTCGACGCCGCTACCGCCAAGCGCATCAATCTGCGTCGAGTAAGCGCCACGCAAGTGGGCCTGTCGATCGACGAAACCACGACACGCCACGATCTCGCCGATCTGCTCGCCGTGTTCGCGCAAGCGGCTTTCACCAGCGACGTGCCGCAAGTCGACGCACTCGACGCCAAGCTCGCGGCGTCGAACACCGCATCGGTGCCGGCCGCGCTCGAACGCACCAGCACGTACCTCACGCACCATGTGTTCAACCGTCATCATTCGGAAACGGAAATGCTGCGCTATCTGCGCAGCCTGTCCGACAAGGACCTCGCCCTCGACCGTTCGATGATCCCACTCGGCTCGTGCACGATGAAGCTGAACGCGACCTCGGAAATGCTGCCGGTCACGTGGCCTGAATTCGGCCAGATCCATCCGTTCGCGCCGGCTGAGCAAACCGTCGGCTACCGCGAAATGATCGATCAGCTCGAAGAGATGCTGGTCGCGGCCACTGGCTACGCGGCCGTGTCGCTGCAGCCGAACGCCGGCTCGCAAGGCGAATACGCCGGCCTGTTGATCATCCACGCGTATCACGCGTCGCGCGGTGAAGCGCATCGTAACGTCTGCCTGATTCCCGCTTCGGCACATGGCACGAATCCGGCGTCGGCGCAGATGGCCGGCATGCAGGTGGTCGTGGTGGCCTGCGACGCGCAAGGCAACGTCGATATCGAAGACCTGAAGAAGAAAGCCGATCAGCACGCCGACAAACTCGCGGCGATCATGATCACGTATCCGTCCACGCATGGCGTGTTCGAACAGAACGTGCGCGAAATCTGCGAGATCGTGCACGCGCACGGCGGCCAGGTGTATGTGGACGGCGCGAACATGAACGCGATGGTCGGCCTGACCGCGCCGGGCCAGTTCGGCGGCGACGTCTCGCACCTGAATCTGCACAAGACTTTCTGCATTCCGCACGGCGGCGGCGGACCGGGCGTCGGTCCGGTTGCGGTCGGCGCGCATCTCGCGCAGTTCCTGCCGAACCAGATCTCGTCGGGCTATGAACGCGCGCCGAACGGCATCGGCGCGGTGTCGGGCGCACCGTACGGCTCGGCCTCGATCCTGCCGATCTCGTGGATGTACATCGCTATGATGGGCGCTAAGAATCTCACCGCCGCGACCGAAACCGCGATTCTCAACGCGAACTACGTCGCCAGGAAACTCGCGCCGCACTATCCGGTGCTGTATTCGGGTCCGGGCGGACTGGTCGCGCACGAGTGTATTCTCGACCTGCGTCCGATCAAGGAAACCAGCGGCATCACCGTCGACGACGTCGCCAAGCGTCTCGCCGACTACGGCTTCCACGCGCCGACGATGAGCTTCCCGGTGCCGGGCACGCTGATGGTCGAGCCGACCGAATCGGAATCGAAGGAAGAGCTCGACCGTTTCATCCAGGCGATGATCGCGATCCGCGAGGAAATCCGCGCGGTGGAAGACGGCCGCTCGGATCGTGAAGACAATCCGTTGAAGCATGCGCCGCACACGGCGGCGGTGGTCATCGCGAACGACTGGAAGCATGCGTATGCGCGCGAAACGGCGGCGTATCCGCTGCCCACGCTGATCGCGAAGAAGTACTGGCCGCCGGTCGGCCGCGCGGACAACGTGTACGGCGACCGCAATCTGTTCTGCTCCTGCGTGCCGATCGCCGACTACGAGTAA
- the gcvH gene encoding glycine cleavage system protein GcvH, producing the protein MSIPADLKYTESHEWVRTEADGTLTVGITDHAQEALGDIVFFEVQELGKTVTAGDTVAVIESVKAASDIYAPVSGEIIEANTAVADTPDSVNTAPYESWLFKIKPAADATQDRLIDADAYTKSIGA; encoded by the coding sequence ATGAGCATCCCGGCCGATCTGAAATACACCGAATCGCACGAATGGGTCCGCACCGAAGCGGACGGCACGCTGACGGTCGGCATCACCGACCACGCGCAGGAAGCGCTCGGCGATATCGTCTTCTTCGAAGTGCAGGAACTGGGCAAGACCGTCACGGCAGGCGACACCGTCGCTGTCATCGAGTCGGTAAAAGCCGCTTCGGATATTTACGCGCCGGTCTCGGGCGAGATCATCGAAGCCAACACCGCCGTGGCCGACACGCCTGATTCGGTCAACACCGCGCCGTACGAAAGCTGGCTCTTCAAGATCAAGCCGGCCGCGGACGCCACGCAAGACCGTCTGATCGACGCCGACGCGTACACCAAATCCATCGGCGCCTGA